A genomic region of Planctomycetota bacterium contains the following coding sequences:
- a CDS encoding glycosyltransferase, translating to MPKISVVIAAYNNGKFLPEVLESIFSQTEKNFEIIVVDDASEDNTQEIMQQYRNRVVYVRLAANGGSAIAWNKAIELAKGEYIVLAAADDVWMPDRLELQAKVLDEKPEISLVYGKCITVDEKGNPLKEDIIHKTHPAGKVFLELFSRDNFMPASTVMFRKALLAKSGMLDSAFRLCQDYDFYMRLARYSEAAFVDKVLVKYRKHAGSVTTGKRHNAFAFQRKVIDKIWNLYKADIESGITEGLYHKRLVKQSLKEGRYYLRRKEKSLARESLREGFKYSLFNLSLLFQYLRTMKTIERIGKRIRKFNLKLAFLFLIIVSLIYLAIKLPEPEYLLPFYIGGLALVIFGEIVRVWATGHLEKNKSLTTSGPYGYVKNPMYVGSFIIMLGFNAMAFNPYIHYILALELLSFVFYYVPVKRKTESPRLVEKFGEAYLDYDKKVPDYIPRRFSAYQGENSEKKWTRAVFSENNELHVGFMVLLGAIAVTLRFWIH from the coding sequence ATGCCGAAAATAAGCGTTGTCATTGCCGCGTATAATAACGGCAAATTCCTGCCGGAGGTTCTGGAATCCATCTTTAGCCAAACGGAGAAGAACTTTGAAATTATCGTGGTGGATGACGCCTCCGAGGATAATACGCAGGAAATAATGCAGCAATACCGCAACCGGGTGGTTTATGTCCGCCTGGCAGCCAACGGCGGCTCGGCCATTGCCTGGAACAAGGCGATAGAATTAGCCAAGGGGGAATATATCGTGCTGGCTGCGGCGGATGATGTCTGGATGCCTGACAGATTGGAACTGCAGGCGAAAGTGCTGGATGAAAAGCCGGAGATCAGCCTGGTTTACGGCAAATGCATTACGGTGGATGAAAAAGGGAATCCGCTGAAGGAAGATATTATCCATAAAACGCATCCCGCGGGAAAAGTATTTCTGGAGCTGTTCAGCCGGGATAACTTTATGCCCGCCTCGACGGTGATGTTCAGGAAAGCGCTTCTGGCAAAATCAGGCATGCTGGACAGCGCGTTCAGGCTCTGCCAGGATTACGATTTCTATATGCGCCTGGCGCGGTATAGCGAGGCTGCTTTTGTGGACAAGGTTCTGGTCAAATACCGGAAACACGCCGGCTCGGTCACCACCGGCAAGCGCCATAACGCCTTTGCCTTCCAACGCAAGGTGATAGACAAAATCTGGAACCTCTATAAAGCGGATATAGAATCCGGCATAACCGAAGGGCTTTACCACAAAAGATTGGTTAAGCAGTCCTTAAAAGAAGGACGATATTATTTAAGGCGCAAGGAAAAATCACTCGCCCGCGAAAGCCTGCGGGAAGGGTTTAAATACAGCCTTTTTAACTTAAGCTTATTGTTCCAGTATTTAAGGACAATGAAAACAATCGAAAGAATCGGCAAGCGCATCAGGAAATTCAACCTAAAACTGGCGTTCCTTTTCCTGATAATCGTCTCGCTCATTTACCTGGCAATCAAACTGCCCGAGCCGGAATATTTATTGCCGTTTTATATCGGCGGGCTGGCGCTGGTTATCTTCGGGGAAATCGTGCGCGTCTGGGCGACCGGCCACTTGGAAAAGAATAAATCGCTGACCACGAGCGGTCCTTACGGCTATGTCAAAAACCCGATGTACGTGGGCTCATTCATCATCATGCTCGGCTTTAATGCCATGGCGTTTAATCCTTATATACATTATATATTGGCGCTTGAGTTATTGTCGTTCGTTTTCTATTATGTCCCTGTCAAGCGCAAGACCGAAAGCCCGCGGCTGGTGGAAAAGTTCGGAGAGGCTTATCTTGATTACGATAAAAAAGTGCCGGATTACATCCCGCGCCGTTTCAGCGCGTATCAGGGGGAGAATTCGGAAAAGAAATGGACCAGGGCGGTATTTTCCGAGAACAATGAGCTGCACGTCGGCTTTATGGTGCTTCTCGGCGCGATTGCCGTAACACTGCGGTTTTGGATTCATTAA
- a CDS encoding isoprenylcysteine carboxylmethyltransferase family protein gives MKLRTNIRRVFIVVILLWSHPELYPFLIGAGLVVIGQIIHFISAGYLTKQSELTTAGPYRFVRNPFYAGNILTDIGLCLMANNPYVAAIFLPLFYLVVIPRRVKKEEKFLSEKFGNAYVEFCNKVPRFFPRLWPAKLDKISGCFSWGQIIKYREIWRVMRAFGLVIIFYLQYRIGFDLINNTARWNDLLNNSVNMHLLIVLAIIIIIPPIIQFGFISKKR, from the coding sequence ATGAAATTAAGAACGAATATCCGCCGTGTTTTTATCGTGGTGATTTTGCTTTGGTCGCATCCGGAATTGTATCCCTTTCTTATCGGCGCCGGATTGGTTGTGATAGGCCAAATCATCCATTTTATTTCCGCCGGATATTTAACCAAGCAATCAGAGCTAACCACGGCCGGGCCGTACCGCTTTGTGCGCAATCCTTTTTATGCGGGAAATATTCTGACTGATATCGGTTTGTGCCTAATGGCGAATAATCCGTATGTTGCAGCCATCTTTTTACCCTTGTTTTACCTGGTGGTTATCCCGCGCCGGGTAAAGAAAGAAGAAAAATTCCTTTCCGAAAAGTTCGGAAACGCGTATGTAGAATTCTGTAACAAGGTGCCGAGATTTTTCCCGCGCTTATGGCCGGCCAAATTGGATAAAATAAGCGGATGTTTTTCCTGGGGGCAGATTATAAAATACCGTGAAATATGGCGTGTCATGCGGGCGTTCGGTCTCGTTATCATATTTTATCTTCAATATCGTATTGGTTTTGACCTTATCAATAATACCGCCCGATGGAATGATTTACTAAACAATTCTGTAAACATGCATCTTTTAATAGTGCTGGCGATTATCATAATAATCCCGCCGATTATCCAATTCGGATTTATTTCCAAGAAACGGTAA
- a CDS encoding type IV pilus twitching motility protein PilT, whose amino-acid sequence MGDTKNYQGLFATMVAEKASDLFVKVGVPPSIRVSGKMRTVDGPPVTEDIVKQMFEDITNERLRKEFEAKGEVDTSYEMFGVGRFRANIFKQRGTLAMVFRHVQSKIPPLEEINVPMAPLQKLCLAKRGLILLTGTAGSGKSTTIASMINYINQNYHKHIITLEDPIEYLFRDDKSVIDQREVGIDTHSFAQALRSSLRQSPDIIMIGEMRDLATMEAALNAADTGHLVISTLHTINASQTVERIINFFPPHQHQLLREQLSMLLEGVISMRLLPRRDGKGLIPAVEILLNTPTIKELLFNGKTRELYNALKEGAYYGTQTYNQSLKDLYMKELITLEDAMAGADSPDELKLEIRGIKKGSAAGDFDFTKFKPK is encoded by the coding sequence ATGGGAGATACGAAAAACTATCAGGGACTTTTTGCCACAATGGTGGCTGAAAAGGCATCTGACCTTTTTGTCAAAGTGGGCGTTCCGCCTTCCATCCGCGTGAGCGGAAAGATGAGGACGGTTGACGGCCCTCCGGTTACCGAAGATATTGTCAAGCAGATGTTCGAGGATATCACCAATGAACGCCTGCGCAAGGAGTTCGAAGCCAAAGGCGAGGTGGATACTTCTTATGAAATGTTCGGCGTGGGCAGATTCCGCGCCAATATTTTTAAGCAAAGAGGAACTTTGGCAATGGTTTTTAGGCACGTCCAAAGCAAGATTCCTCCGCTGGAAGAAATCAATGTTCCGATGGCGCCTTTGCAGAAACTATGCCTGGCAAAAAGGGGCTTGATACTCCTGACCGGGACGGCCGGAAGCGGAAAATCCACGACCATTGCCAGCATGATAAATTATATCAACCAGAATTACCATAAGCATATCATTACCCTAGAAGACCCGATAGAATATTTATTCCGCGACGATAAAAGCGTGATTGACCAGCGCGAAGTAGGAATAGATACCCATTCATTTGCCCAGGCCTTGCGCTCTTCCTTGCGCCAGAGCCCGGACATCATCATGATAGGCGAAATGCGCGACCTGGCAACCATGGAGGCGGCGCTTAACGCGGCCGATACCGGGCACCTGGTCATCAGCACTTTGCATACGATAAACGCCTCGCAGACCGTGGAAAGAATCATCAACTTTTTCCCGCCGCACCAGCATCAGCTTTTGCGGGAACAACTGTCCATGCTTCTGGAAGGCGTGATTTCAATGAGGCTATTGCCCAGGCGTGACGGCAAGGGCCTTATCCCGGCTGTGGAAATACTACTCAATACCCCGACCATCAAAGAGCTTTTGTTCAACGGAAAGACCAGGGAGTTATACAACGCGCTCAAAGAAGGCGCTTATTACGGGACGCAGACCTACAACCAGTCTTTAAAAGACCTTTATATGAAAGAGCTGATTACCCTGGAAGATGCCATGGCCGGCGCGGACAGCCCGGACGAACTAAAGCTTGAGATACGCGGAATCAAGAAGGGGTCAGCAGCAGGCGATTTCGATTTCACCAAATTCAAGCCCAAATAA